A DNA window from Helianthus annuus cultivar XRQ/B chromosome 15, HanXRQr2.0-SUNRISE, whole genome shotgun sequence contains the following coding sequences:
- the LOC110913641 gene encoding uncharacterized protein LOC110913641 codes for MDPFNNPENPNTPNNPTQPNVFSVPGYYPTLEPNQFSQYSSNAFASFQNSPNQFAQISQNQALQQMMMRGAWNFPPVQPQPIPTPPVQPQPIPTQSEPEDDVEIVPETQPPKGKGKRNKGKQVVGDQPSKPKATKWTPIEEEALAKAFIGTSDNPVKGNNQSGEGFWSKVLAKFLALMDQGPYQDVDSVSSKWRKLNSSINRFCEEYNKIYTSDRRSGWNDEDVFKMALEKYKENNDEYNVREPERPPGRDKTKKERAKGKEKEKVDPHMVEFMEHLKMYNDVTAQKTKAKERGIEEKSRASEEKLKEKVRLANEKIRISDEKIRLKEWEIMTMNVEDEPEPKCSMLKKLQHDIMKKHQII; via the exons ATGGATCCGTTCAACAACCCGGAGAACCCGAATACTCCCAACAATCCGACCCAACCTAATGTTTTTTCGGTTCCGGGATATTATCCAACGCTAGAACCAAACCAATTCTCGCAATATTCATCGAACGCGTTTGCTTCATTCCAAAACTCGCCAAACCAATTCGCTCAAATCTCCCAAAATCAAGCCCTTCAACAAATGATGATGCGGGGTGCTTGGAACTTCCCACCCGTTCAACCTCAACCGATCCCCACACCACCCGTTCAACCTCAACCGATCCCGACCCAATCCGAACCCGAAGACGATGTGGAGATTGTTCCCGAAACCCAACCGCCTAAAGGGAAAGGAAAACGAAACAAAGGCAAACAAGTGGTGGGTGATCAACCGTCGAAACCGAAGGCGACTAAGTGGACCCCAATCGAAGAAGAAGCCTTAGCCAAGGCTTTCATTGGCACTTCCGACAACCCAGTAAAAG gTAATAACCAATCGGGTGAGGGGTTTTGGTCCAAGGTATTGGCCAAGTTTCTCGCCTTGATGGACCAAGGCCCGTATCAAGATGTCGACTCGGTTTCCTCGAAGTGGCGAAAATTGAACTCGTCCATCAATAGGTTTTGCGAGGAATATAACAAAATATATACAAGTGACCGTCGTAGCGGGTGGAACGACGAGGATGTGTTCAAAATGGCATTGGAAAAGTATAAGGAAAACAATG ACGAGTATAACGTACGTGAACCGGAGCGTCCACCGGGCCGAGACAAAACAAAGAAGGAGCGGGCCaagggaaaagaaaaggaaaaggtggaCCCGCACATGGTTGAGTTTATGGAACACCTAAAAATGTACAACGACGTCACGGCCCAAAAGACGAAGGCGAAGGAGCGGGGCATCGAAGAAAAAAGTCGTGCATCGGAAGAAAAGTTAAAAGAGAAGGTCCGATTGGCGAATGAGAAAATCCGAATTTCCGATGAAAAAATTCGGCTCAAGGAATGGGAAATAATGACGATGAATGTCGAGGACGAACCCGAGCCGAAATGTTCGATGTTGAAAAAATTACAACACGACATCatgaaaaaacatcaaattatttaa